The following proteins come from a genomic window of Liolophura sinensis isolate JHLJ2023 chromosome 13, CUHK_Ljap_v2, whole genome shotgun sequence:
- the LOC135480400 gene encoding uncharacterized protein LOC135480400, with translation MRACIRSNPIDLSPVRQMMGKIATEGRTEVTSKTSEGSESEQSCLQNTEWCGTIICKCGNCIIMPSAAECVCCPEITVIYARCEEMDVRVPFITGHRGFEPVCLNPYVFNVTYYPYMQQCKMGDNNETVDQFVQFCWRLLGKSVRLVIPSRAVAAIPARFSSSSGDYTGFMMYYE, from the exons ATGAGGGCATGCATAAGGTCCAACCCTATAGATTTGAGCCCTGTTCGTCAGATGATGGGGAAAATAGCAACAGAGGGGAGGACTGAGGTCACAAGCAAGACAAGTGAAGGCAGTGAAAGCGAGCAGTCCTGTTTGCAGAACACTGAATGGTGCGGTACCATAAT ATGTAAATGCGGAAATTGCATTATCATGCCATCTGCAGCAGAATGTGTTTGCTGCCCTGAAATAACTGTGATCTACGCCAGGTGTGAGGAGATGGATGTTCGAGTCCCGTTCATCACAGGCCATAGAGGATTTGAACCGGTGTGTCTCAACCCCTATGTGTTTAACGTGACATATTACCCGTACATGCAACAGTGCAAGATGGGCGACAACAATGAAACAGTAGATCA GTTTGTGCAGTTCTGTTGGCGCTTGCTTGGCAAAAGCGTAAGACTAGTAATACCTTCACGTGCAGTCGCTGCCATACCTGCCCGATTCTCTTCATCATCCGGGGACTATACTGGTTTCATGATGTATTACGAATGA